One window from the genome of Anomalospiza imberbis isolate Cuckoo-Finch-1a 21T00152 chromosome 13, ASM3175350v1, whole genome shotgun sequence encodes:
- the ONECUT1 gene encoding hepatocyte nuclear factor 6 isoform X1, whose amino-acid sequence MNAQLAMENIGDLHGVSHEPVPAAADLMSGSPHHRSAVAHRGSHLPAHPRSMGMASILDGGDYHHHHRPPEHALTGPLHPTMTMACETPPGMSMSSTYTTLTPLQPLPPISTVSDKFPHHHHHHHHHHHPHQRIPGNVSGSFTLMRDERGLASMNNLYTPYHKDVTGMGQSLSPLSGSGLGSIHNSQQGLPHYAHPSATMPAEKMLTPNGFEAHHPAMLARHGDQHLTPTSAGMVPINGIPHHPHAHLNAQSHGQILGSAREQNPSVTGSQVNSGSNSGQMEEINTKEVAQRITTELKRYSIPQAIFAQRVLCRSQGTLSDLLRNPKPWSKLKSGRETFRRMWKWLQEPEFQRMSALRLAACKRKEQEHGKDRGNTPKKPRLVFTDVQRRTLHAIFKENKRPSKELQITISQQLGLELSTVSNFFMNARRRSLDKWQDEGSSNSGNSSSSSSTCTKA is encoded by the exons ATGAACGCGCAGCTGGCGATGGAGAACATCGGCGATCTGCACGGGGTGAGCCATGAGCCGGTGCCCGCCGCCGCCGACCTGATGAGCGGCAGCCCCCACCACCGGAGCGCGGTGGCCCACCGCGGCAGCCACCTGCCGGCCCACCCGCGCTCCATGGGCATGGCGTCCATCCTCGACGGCGGCGactaccaccaccaccaccggCCGCCCGAGCACGCGCTGACCGGCCCCCTGCACCCCACCATGACCATGGCCTGCGAGACACCCCCCGGCATGAGCATGAGCAGCACCTACACCACGTTAACCCCTCTGCAGCCTCTACCTCCCATCTCGACGGTCTCGGACAAGTTTCCTCAccaccatcaccatcatcaccaCCATCACCATCCCCACCAGCGGATACCGGGCAACGTGAGCGGCAGCTTCACGCTCATGCGGGACGAGAGGGGTCTGGCGTCTATGAACAATCTCTACACCCCCTACCACAAGGATGTTACCGGCATGGGGCAGAGCCTCTCTCCGTTGTCTGGATCGGGCCTGGGGAGCATCCACAACTCCCAGCAAGGGCTGCCCCACTACGctcatcccagtgccaccatgCCCGCCGAGAAAATGCTCACCCCAAACGGATTTGAAGCCCACCACCCTGCCATGTTAGCCAGGCATGGCGACCAACACCTCACCCCCACCTCCGCTGGCATGGTGCCTATCAACGGGATCCCACACCACCCCCATGCCCACTTGAATGCCCAGAGCCACGGGCAGatcctgggctctgccagggagcAAAACCCTTCTGTAACTGGTTCGCAGGTCAACAGTGGAAGTAATTCAGGGCAAATGGAAGAAATCAATACCAAAGAAGTAGCTCAGAGGATCACCACCGAGCTCAAGCGGTACAGCATCCCCCAGGCTATCTTCGCCCAGAGGGTGCTGTGCCGCTCTCAAGGGACGCTCTCAGACCTGCTGAGGAACCCCAAGCCCTGGAGCAAGCTCAAATCCGGCCGGGAGACCTTCCGCAGAATGTGGAAGTGGCTCCAGGAGCCGGAGTTTCAGCGGATGTCTGCTCTGCGGCTTGCAG CGTGCAAGAGGAAAGAACAGGAACACGGGAAGGATAGAGGGAATACACCCAAAAAGCCTCGGTTGGTCTTCACTGATGTCCAGCGTCGGACTCTACATGCAATATTCAAGGAAAATAAGCGTCCGTCCAAAGAGTTACAAATCACCATTTCCCAGCAGCTCGGGTTGGAGCTGAGCACCGTCAGCAACTTTTTCATGAATGCACGGAGGAGGAGTCTGGATAAGTGGCAAGACGAGGGCAGCTCCAATTCAGGCAACTCATCTTCTTCATCAAGCACTTGTACCAAAGCATGA
- the ONECUT1 gene encoding hepatocyte nuclear factor 6 isoform X3 — MNAQLAMENIGDLHGVSHEPVPAAADLMSGSPHHRSAVAHRGSHLPAHPRSMGMASILDGGDYHHHHRPPEHALTGPLHPTMTMACETPPGMSMSSTYTTLTPLQPLPPISTVSDKFPHHHHHHHHHHHPHQRIPGNVSGSFTLMRDERGLASMNNLYTPYHKDVTGMGQSLSPLSGSGLGSIHNSQQGLPHYAHPSATMPAEKMLTPNGFEAHHPAMLARHGDQHLTPTSAGMVPINGIPHHPHAHLNAQSHGQILGSAREQNPSVTGSQVNSGSNSGQMEEINTKEVAQRITTELKRYSIPQAIFAQRVLCRSQGTLSDLLRNPKPWSKLKSGRETFRRMWKWLQEPEFQRMSALRLADNNREAVGGMEPAYFLGLAVSPCTLS, encoded by the exons ATGAACGCGCAGCTGGCGATGGAGAACATCGGCGATCTGCACGGGGTGAGCCATGAGCCGGTGCCCGCCGCCGCCGACCTGATGAGCGGCAGCCCCCACCACCGGAGCGCGGTGGCCCACCGCGGCAGCCACCTGCCGGCCCACCCGCGCTCCATGGGCATGGCGTCCATCCTCGACGGCGGCGactaccaccaccaccaccggCCGCCCGAGCACGCGCTGACCGGCCCCCTGCACCCCACCATGACCATGGCCTGCGAGACACCCCCCGGCATGAGCATGAGCAGCACCTACACCACGTTAACCCCTCTGCAGCCTCTACCTCCCATCTCGACGGTCTCGGACAAGTTTCCTCAccaccatcaccatcatcaccaCCATCACCATCCCCACCAGCGGATACCGGGCAACGTGAGCGGCAGCTTCACGCTCATGCGGGACGAGAGGGGTCTGGCGTCTATGAACAATCTCTACACCCCCTACCACAAGGATGTTACCGGCATGGGGCAGAGCCTCTCTCCGTTGTCTGGATCGGGCCTGGGGAGCATCCACAACTCCCAGCAAGGGCTGCCCCACTACGctcatcccagtgccaccatgCCCGCCGAGAAAATGCTCACCCCAAACGGATTTGAAGCCCACCACCCTGCCATGTTAGCCAGGCATGGCGACCAACACCTCACCCCCACCTCCGCTGGCATGGTGCCTATCAACGGGATCCCACACCACCCCCATGCCCACTTGAATGCCCAGAGCCACGGGCAGatcctgggctctgccagggagcAAAACCCTTCTGTAACTGGTTCGCAGGTCAACAGTGGAAGTAATTCAGGGCAAATGGAAGAAATCAATACCAAAGAAGTAGCTCAGAGGATCACCACCGAGCTCAAGCGGTACAGCATCCCCCAGGCTATCTTCGCCCAGAGGGTGCTGTGCCGCTCTCAAGGGACGCTCTCAGACCTGCTGAGGAACCCCAAGCCCTGGAGCAAGCTCAAATCCGGCCGGGAGACCTTCCGCAGAATGTGGAAGTGGCTCCAGGAGCCGGAGTTTCAGCGGATGTCTGCTCTGCGGCTTGCAG ACAACAACCGGGAGGCAGTGGGGGGGATGGAGCCTGCTTATTTTTTAGGCCTCGCGGTCTCGCCTTGCACTTTATCTTGA
- the ONECUT1 gene encoding hepatocyte nuclear factor 6 isoform X2 produces MNAQLAMENIGDLHGVSHEPVPAAADLMSGSPHHRSAVAHRGSHLPAHPRSMGMASILDGGDYHHHHRPPEHALTGPLHPTMTMACETPPGMSMSSTYTTLTPLQPLPPISTVSDKFPHHHHHHHHHHHPHQRIPGNVSGSFTLMRDERGLASMNNLYTPYHKDVTGMGQSLSPLSGSGLGSIHNSQQGLPHYAHPSATMPAEKMLTPNGFEAHHPAMLARHGDQHLTPTSAGMVPINGIPHHPHAHLNAQSHGQILGSAREQNPSVTGSQVNSGSNSGQMEEINTKEVAQRITTELKRYSIPQAIFAQRVLCRSQGTLSDLLRNPKPWSKLKSGRETFRRMWKWLQEPEFQRMSALRLAAATPPPKNPRLAGATQKRRMEFVFPISP; encoded by the exons ATGAACGCGCAGCTGGCGATGGAGAACATCGGCGATCTGCACGGGGTGAGCCATGAGCCGGTGCCCGCCGCCGCCGACCTGATGAGCGGCAGCCCCCACCACCGGAGCGCGGTGGCCCACCGCGGCAGCCACCTGCCGGCCCACCCGCGCTCCATGGGCATGGCGTCCATCCTCGACGGCGGCGactaccaccaccaccaccggCCGCCCGAGCACGCGCTGACCGGCCCCCTGCACCCCACCATGACCATGGCCTGCGAGACACCCCCCGGCATGAGCATGAGCAGCACCTACACCACGTTAACCCCTCTGCAGCCTCTACCTCCCATCTCGACGGTCTCGGACAAGTTTCCTCAccaccatcaccatcatcaccaCCATCACCATCCCCACCAGCGGATACCGGGCAACGTGAGCGGCAGCTTCACGCTCATGCGGGACGAGAGGGGTCTGGCGTCTATGAACAATCTCTACACCCCCTACCACAAGGATGTTACCGGCATGGGGCAGAGCCTCTCTCCGTTGTCTGGATCGGGCCTGGGGAGCATCCACAACTCCCAGCAAGGGCTGCCCCACTACGctcatcccagtgccaccatgCCCGCCGAGAAAATGCTCACCCCAAACGGATTTGAAGCCCACCACCCTGCCATGTTAGCCAGGCATGGCGACCAACACCTCACCCCCACCTCCGCTGGCATGGTGCCTATCAACGGGATCCCACACCACCCCCATGCCCACTTGAATGCCCAGAGCCACGGGCAGatcctgggctctgccagggagcAAAACCCTTCTGTAACTGGTTCGCAGGTCAACAGTGGAAGTAATTCAGGGCAAATGGAAGAAATCAATACCAAAGAAGTAGCTCAGAGGATCACCACCGAGCTCAAGCGGTACAGCATCCCCCAGGCTATCTTCGCCCAGAGGGTGCTGTGCCGCTCTCAAGGGACGCTCTCAGACCTGCTGAGGAACCCCAAGCCCTGGAGCAAGCTCAAATCCGGCCGGGAGACCTTCCGCAGAATGTGGAAGTGGCTCCAGGAGCCGGAGTTTCAGCGGATGTCTGCTCTGCGGCTTGCAG CAGCCACCCCACCACCGAAAAACCCTCGTCTTGCTGGTGCTACCCAGAAGAGGAGGATGGAATTTGTGTTTCCAATATCCCCGTAA